The Marmota flaviventris isolate mMarFla1 chromosome Y, mMarFla1.hap1, whole genome shotgun sequence DNA window caatacatttatcAGATGACCTAAAAATTGTATTCTTGGGTATTATTCCAGAAAGTTGGAAGATCACATTCACACTCAAAATTTATACAGGAATgccatatcatctttattttaatcttctaaaattagaaacaacaaagatatctatgataattaatttatgtgtcaacttgtttGGGTTAATGAATACTTAGAAACCTGGGAATActtctgtgtgtgtctatgaACACGTTTCTAGAACATGTTAGTTAACTGAGTGAAGAAAATCAGCCATTAATGTAGGTGGGCACCATTCTACTGGCTAGGTCCTTGAATAGAATGAGAGGGACGTTATTATTCCTATGTGTGGTTATGTTTGTGCAATTAATCTCCATCACgtaaaaaccagagaaatgaaaagttgtgctccatttgtgtaaaaaataaaataaatttttaaaaatggagagaaaaggattcCCATATCTTTTCAGGAATAGCAACACTTCTTCTCCTGACCTTCAACATCAGTACTCCAGACTTTCTGGCTTTGGGACTCTAGGACTCATACTAGCACCCTCAGGGTTGATAGGCCTTCAGTTTCAGACTGAGAATTAATGATACCTTTGACTTCTCTGGTTCTGAAATTTTCAAACTTAGACTGAGCAATGATAATTGCATCCCAGGGTCTACAGCTTTCAAATAGCCTATTTTAGGACATCTTAGTGCTTATAGCTGCCTAAGTCAATTCCTTTAATagatctcttattatttctgcctcccttcttgcctgactgattatctatctatcttctatctaTCAACCTgactttatacttttgttttgtttttctagagaatTGTGGCTACAtagtgttctttaataaattaatgatttatcaaaccaaatggattaatcaatgaatgattgaagcaaacaaaaaaaaactattattacacACAAATTGATTAGATCACAGGCgatttattctgagtgaaaaagaaagatacaaaatggtTCCAAACCgagttattccatttatgtaacattttttttctaatgaaaaaaaatcataaaaatcataaagaataaattacttgatttcagggatggagaagtgactagaggtgactatggttatatatatatgtagcaaaAGTGTTCCTTGGATGGAACTGTTCTGCATGTTGACTATAGTAATAGTTACAGAAAATGCTACACATGAGAAAATTCCACAGAAccaaacacaaatacatataaaaatttgttaatgtaaacctggtgaaatattagtaagttaaatgaattgtgtcaatatcaatttcctaatgaaaaagtaatatatttgtggAAGACATAACCATTGGGGCAACTTGAGTGAAAGGAATAAGGTAACTAATTGGTGGAGATTCAATTTAATGCtacttaaaatcataatatatgcaaatcttgTAATGTAGATGTACTCAATAATATTGATGACTCTCAATTTTCACTGAGTGAAAGAACCATACAAAAGTACaaattgtgattccatttatataaaactctagaaaatataaactaatctaCAGATCCAGAAAGCTGATCAGTGCTTGTATGGCAATGGACAGGGCTTGGGGAAGTGGTTTGAGGAAACTGTTTAGGTaatgataatattcttttttttttttttttttttttaataatggtgatggttttacaggtgaaatgttaaatctaatttattattttatgtgtaatttattacatgtaatttattacatgtcaattatatctaaataaagatgttcaaaataaaaacagtcatatCCTAGGagcaaaatatgatgaaaaatattgttaaccATTGGCATAAATGACATATTAAACTCTAAGTGgccaatgtttttaaatgctcactcttcaatagaagaataataatcatgaatttaaacaagaagtaataatggatagaaaagcaaaaggtaCAATCTAGTCAACTAATAAATCATCCATATGgtgttacatttaatattttttaaataaacattgaacaattaaacaagaataaatttacttttaaagatataattcaacTTCATCAAAGTACACGCATAAATCATGTAAGAACTTAAACTCTCATTTGCACTTTGATTTACTGATTTAAGCATGAGCACAAATAAACTCTTCATGAAATGACAgcacataagaaattaatttcttttatattattgcttttattttacaatcaccgtgctatcaatgtttatttagaaacagctgTTTAAGTGCTAGAATACATGTGTCATACAAGACCACAGAATAGTGGCCTGAAATGCACTGCAAGCCATACTAGATCCTGAGGAACTTACTTTAGAAAGGAAAGCAGTAACTTAATTACATGATATCTAAGGTTAATAGTATAACAAGAATTTCTCCACATTAATTCCCTCACATAATATATCTGATAATTAATGTACAAGTGCTAATAATGTCCTTTTTGtaccttatatatacacatttaaaacttattagcagggctggggttgtggctcagtgatagcgcactcgcctagcacgtgaggcactaagttcaatcctccgcaccacataaaattcaataaataaaatgaaggctttgtgtccaactataacttaaaaaaaaacttactgactgcaggcatcttttagaaattaaaacaataaaagatttttgaggggtgagaagaattttctaagaggctagatgaaaaaaagagtatatatttcatgactccatttttataaacctctagaaaatggaaactgataGTGGCCACAAGCAAGACAGTAGTTACCTGGAGATGGGGGTAcagggaggggtaggagggagataTTGCCAAGAAGCATGCtgtagtttgaatatggtttggtccccagtatatTTGGTATTGAAAGGTTGGAAgacaactttaagaggtggggcctagtgggagatgatCACCCCTTTAATAATCACCCCTCTGAAGATACTAATGCTCATCATGCTGATTGTAGGACTGAATTTGTTTCCATGAGAGAAGAGATGTTATAAAGGAGCAATTTTGACCCTTTCctactctgtttctctctttccatgtgatttacctctcacatacacacacacatacttccttCATCATGTGAAGCCATCAGCCCATGTTATGACATAGCAGgaaggccctcatcagaggcCAACTAGGTGAGGCTGCCCAATCtcagactttcagcttccaaaattgtgaaatctttttttaaaaaataatgtacccATCCTCAGGTATTTTACTATCACAAAAGGGACTAacagcatttggaaattttaaggaatgatggatatattcactcttataattgtgattagtatgtgtgtgtgtgataaaacatacgaactttaaaaaaatagttgtaggtggacccaatacctttattttatttaattattatgtgatgctgaggatcaaacccagtgcctcacagatgccagacaagtgctctaccactgagccacaaccccagcccacatacaaACTTTTTAATCACGTACAGGTTCTTGTGCTTCAATTATAGTTCCATAAATTAAGCATGAAACTCTTTTCATGgatgaaaacaactttgaaaaagataaagctTAAAGATATTTGTAGGAGGAGCCATGTTGCTTAAAACTTCTCCATGAACAATGAATGCTCCATTTTCTTGCCAGCACATGAGGCAGACCACTCCCAATGGCTTACTCTACCCCAAATTTCTTAAGTGGGCTGATTGGTTCTGGATTTGTTCTTTCAATCACCATTACTTTCCTAGGGATGATAGAGTGAGTTCTTTAGCCCTTCTGAGAGCCATTAGTTGCTTACATAATAGGGTATGGAGTAACAAACACCACTATGAGGTCAGTGTTCCTCAGGTGACTCcttgtatattttttgagatactgcCACTCACATGCCTCACCTTATACAGTTTCTGGAAATCTACATACTAAAGCCATACACAAATAGGGAGAAACATGAAGTCCTTTTCGCCTTGCCTGTGGGATCAAGTATAAAGAGGAAGTTTGTCTTCAGTCCTCAGTCCTCACTTTGTCTTTATCCTTCAATGTGTGGATAACAAtttatcttttgaactccaactccACAGATCCCACATCTCTCCCTTCTCAAACACCTACTTCTACCTTTTATTTGTTCCCACTCCAGCATCAGAGGCTCACAGAGATACACATCTTTTCACatcagattgattttattttcaccaccATTAATGTTAGTAACCTGTGGTAAAATTGAGCCATTTCTTAGCTGCCAGACCTCTGGACACTCTGCAGATTATTCTGAGGTCTCTGGCCCCACTCAATTACTTGCTGTCCAGATCATCACTTGAAATGCTGGAGGTTTCTGgggtattttccatttctggctctctattcagtttttcatttagccGATGATAATGACCAAAGAGTATTGttcctttagttttcttagattttttcagagatgtggaaggcttttctgagtctcttttgcttgaattattttgaagtgtttttttacCCTTATTGGTGGACTTTAGTATCTGTAAGGACAACAGAGAGGCCATAAGGGCATTGGTTTGGGAAAAGAAGATAGGATATACATGTGAAGTAGGGGTTTGtgccagatgaaaaataaataggagtctTAGGTCGTGGGGAATGAATGCAGAAAGGAGAAGCTTGGGTTGGGTTATCTTACCTTGCTGCCTCTTCCGCATCTGGAGTGATGATAGGAagtcttcatattctttctttctttcatcgatGATGTTGACTGGGCCATATCTGCATTaggcttctgtgatttcttggttGCCTTAGCCATACTGAAGCCTCCCAGTGGTCTTCTGAAGAGCTGTAAGGATCCTAGGCATATATGTCCTCCCAAGACAATGAAGGGCCACACCCTTCAGCCTTCATTGGCCAGCAAGTTACTCCCCAGCCAATGAGGACTAAGGAGGAGGTTAGACCTCACAAAGCACTCTCTCTGACACTTCTGTACATGAAGAGGCTAGGGAGGTTGCTAGGGAAACCAGGCTATAGCTTAGATATTGCAAATCAACACTCTTGGCACTTCTGGGATGTGGGGGAGAGGAGATGCTAGGAAGGCAAAAATGATCTGGTTGGGCAAAGgagacttttctttaatatacctgAAAGAGCCACCCCACCCTAATTCTTATATAGTGTTCAATAGTGGTAGTACAGGTGGTAGAGATCTTCCTCTACCAAAGTATTCCCCAAAGCTACTCCTACAAactcattctgctatctttcccttAGCCATTAGTTAGTATTTTGGATAATGTACCTAAAATCCATCCAAAAGtaatatggttatatttttctttaattatcagaagatatgtgaataatgctacaaacaAGACATATTCCCATTAATGGATATCAATATACTTACTGCATTTGGCATTAAAggctgccaatttttaaaattgttttcttccaggCCTTCAACttataggaaaggaataaaattaactacccactgatgaaaattgcattttatccttatttttattctatttttggagCCTGGTCACATTATCATCATTGAGTTTTGCaagattccttctcttttattcaaatttttctttcttcttagaatcTAGCACTAGTTCCCTTCTCaacaatagaattattattttatatttgaattctgtCCTTGTATATGGCCTTGTTAAATGTATGTTTGAATGTACCATAACTGGTTTCTGTGTTTTGTAGCAGCATAGTCAGGTTCTAATGAAGGTTGGTTTCCGGGTTACGTCTTCATATGCTTTCTTTGGTGGATGCATACAGAAGGAGAGATTTAGGGGTCTTCCTCTTTTAATAAGGGCATTAATCTGAGACACAGCCCTCATGACCAAATTTAATTGTCTCCTATCTCCAATTACCATCACATTAATGATAAGGGtattaacatgtgaattttgggaggCACATTCAGTCCAAagcaataattttactaaatattgccacattgttttctagaatatatCAGTCCACCTTCCCAACAGATTTGTACTTTATGTTTCCCTACACaatcatcaattttttatttagaatgcagCTTCTCATAGGATCTCAGTGATCTTAACCAATTGATGTTTATACCCTTGTGTAATCCAGTTCAGTTGAATGGCATGAGTATGGGCTGTATCTAGAGATTTGCTTCTAATAGCTAAAATCCTACAAAAGTAATGGAATGCCATTAACATCATCAATTTTATCTTTGCTAGAACACTTTCTTGGTAGCAATCTCTCTTGCACAtgtgctttctcatttttattaaaacatattatgaaaTGCTCAATAAAGAGGCCCACATTTTAAGGAATACCTTAGGAGGAACTGagtcctcagcaaaataaactgcAGAGCACTGAATCCAAATAACAGCTACTTGATTTAATTAGGAAGAGGATCCTTCCCAGTTGAGCCTTGGGATAATTCACCCTTATAAAACAGACCCAGAGCTAGAGGACAACCAATCTGAACCCAGATTCTTGACTCatagaaactatgagataatttcttattaataatatttctcagTTCTACAAATATCTCAGGGGTTCCCTCACATgtgaaatctagaaaagaaaagcctaaagGTAGCTGTCGGTTGTGATTTTCGATATGTACCCAAGTGGACCTGCTAATAGTTTATTCCTGAAATGTCCAAATCCCTTAACATATGAAAGAGCTGAATTCACCTTTCATCTGTGAAAGGAGAATGAATCAGAAGGgactgaatgaatttaacaaattcctGTCACATGCTGGGGAGAAGTGACTGAGGAACCAAAAGGGGGCtatatatgttcaaaattaaGCTAGAATGAAGAAGAGtcttcattctgactggagtgaaatgatatcttagagtagttttgattgcattttctgattgctagagatgatgagcattttttcatatatttgttgattgtttatcctcttcttaaaagcagcatactacagggtcatagccacatcaatgtttatagcagcacaattctcaatagctaaacagtggacccagcgtagatgcccttcagtggatgaatggataaaaaaaaaatgtgtcatatatacacaatgggatattactcagcactaaaagagaataaaatcatggcagagctgaggtcttgtttttgtggcacaacaaacatgaagatatttgattgcttcctttggaaAGGCAAATTGCACATAGTTGCCCCTCTGGAATCTGCATAGAGGTACAAAGCAAAGCAGTTGCCAGCGGTACTGTTCTTTTCCtgtacactgaaacagtcctggtatattaaagaaaatgaattttcatcattaacttggtagaacttaatgagtatcatataattatctgagtgcttacaaaatgagtactttgtcagctaagctgagatcggtgtccattatgcagttttatacagtaacattgagacagcattactgtgctatgtgcagaagatctcagatatatgcatagaacttacctacatatatgtttttttgagggatggagggaggaaagtgggaagagagggggaggggcaggggctgtgagagaggggaagggagagggagagagagagagagcgagagagagagagagagagagagagagaatccaagaaaaacctggaaaaataaacttcataagagagaatggctaaaccaaacaaacaaaaatcaaaggaaaacaacccacagaatgtcggtagttatataagttagctaggttgcagaatgttcctttattgggctgcagctcatatttttacatcattagattcttgttatccattctgaccagaatgtcattgaagtactgttcttcaatgctcagtacattatattggtatatttgacatctcataattggtgattttaacttttatcacctgagtaagatggagtttattgaagttttccattataaagatactgttttgatttttttcaccaataaaggtccaaaggaagtaatatcagactatgttaatacttcaattttagttgcatttttgacagagcatccattgatgatttttgacagcatagattttaacttgtattgatattttgttttacaaaatatttttcctatttttctcactgcttcttcatttttaggttataagtataatataataagcagctttcccatcaatgacatttatttatttgcttacttattcaatatgaatattgatattaataaataagcaaatggactcatagattcttatatattggttatatctcgttattgttactatttgcttgatgttcatatagtaccaccagcttggctgtagggagtactttagttatcagtacttttttcatctcacataacttacccttctttgatcatttccatattggcaagaacttttagaaaatatcaagaacatggataaaatgaatgtatgaagggcctttccaacttaaattaagaacaaagaaaaattgaatgtaatatacatacataggttgaatcttaatcaagatttgttttttttttttgttttttttgctaagggatgaattttaaatatttaacaaaatgttaataattgtagaattttattaatattaatgtacttgtgttttcaatcatactgtacttatataagggcatgtcctggttcacaacatacagatactagtatactaattgtaatgagacagcctacctgtgactcaacatttagtgaccataaagaagatatggacatactatgtactatattttaagcttttatataaatgtgaatttatataacaacagcaacaacaataattacaacaacaataattataacaaaacataagttctgaggtaccaggtctggttgaaagccagagatacacatggatatgtagctccataggcaaatatggtccctcagaacaggaacatgcacaactttcaaagtgattggttctgggctagattataactgtagagcaaaaccaccttgatacacaagaaattttgttttagtgtttatttatttactgacttggcttattatttacttactagttttgttatatacaaggttttgagaaataaaaataagataaaatataaactctatttctgcttaggaaaaaccaaaactgaatagtaaaaattgttttgttttgtttttgatactgaggattgaactcggggatactcaaccactgaaccacatccccagccctattttgtattttagttagagataggctcttactgggttgctcaatgcctcaccattgctgaggctggctttgaactcaccatccgcatgcttcagcatctcaagccattgggcttacaggggtgtgcaacctaacaaaattttaatgcttatcttagagctaccatagataaatttcttaatagttcttaatttcaaattctgcataatgtgttaagaggtaatattttttcttcttcatgagaaatataaatttaagacagaatggtctaggttctgttataataatgagacaaataacacttcgtaaatgaaagtcatatatgatcaaatattaagcaaataaaataaaagattgaaataaaatttaataaatttattttacttttaatttaaaaatcttgagcataattgtattcctgaatatctttgtttccccaaacttgtatatttcttagaatagttacttttgctagacaatttttgatgtatgatattataaatgtctttaacacagacagtttgccaaaaatatagatcacttggcaactgttccatttgttgtaactatcaaaaatgacattttttgacacttaaaaattattctacctcattcagaatgatgcaaaggcattcaatcttgaagttgaaagccatacatgtaattagtatacaaagtggatcccacttatcctcagctttagaaccagagttaaattatgtcaattgttaagagtctaggtcattaagaaggatgtttttcctctaacacacaatctgagatataaaagttcccatggttagtatataagacatttgcaaatcctataaattcagacttaaaatatttttctgcagatgtgatttatatatttaatcaagcctgggggtagaatatctatatcttagattatatttcaaatgggatgtgatgaagatatgtattatatggtcaattcgtattgttagcataatgaattcctcagagtacttctcaaaagagtataattttaaaatagattgtatcacctgttaagaataaagcaattagggttgcttttcttaccaagaatttaatagttagccaagtatatatataggacaaccatcagactggaataaaatttaagatagaacacacatagtagcctctaaatttgacatttatgaatgattcatcagggtaaataaaattaaaataatat harbors:
- the LOC139703538 gene encoding uncharacterized protein CXorf51A-like, whose protein sequence is MAKATKKSQKPNADMAQSTSSMKERKNMKTSYHHSRCGRGSKILKSTNKGKKTLQNNSSKRDSEKPSTSLKKSKKTKGTILFGHYHRLNEKLNREPEMENTPETSSISSDDLDSK